One stretch of Rhipicephalus sanguineus isolate Rsan-2018 chromosome 10, BIME_Rsan_1.4, whole genome shotgun sequence DNA includes these proteins:
- the LOC119372627 gene encoding uncharacterized protein LOC119372627, whose product MACSTVPQDITGDLRGHCKECECSGFQCLVDLAMTRYLLAGAFSVDTRLPHMDLSSASMRVPKTDIWRKLNLAVHHNSLWLGKYVASGQQTPPLTQKEGLRNLSKIIL is encoded by the exons ATGGCGTGTTCAACGGTGCCACAGGACATCACCGGCGATCTGAGAGGGCACTGCAAGGAGTGCGAATGCAGTGGTTTTCAGTGCCTTGTTGATCTGGCCATGACAAGGTACCTATTGGCTGGTGCATTCTCTGTGGACACTCGCCTGCCTCATATGGACCTCTCGTCAGCCTCTATGAGGGTGCCCAAGACG GATATCTGGAGGAAGCTGAATCTTGCAGTGCACCACAACAGTCTTTGGCTAGGCAAATATGTGGCCAGTGGTCAACAGACACCACCACTTACCCAGAAAGAGGGCCTGCGCAATctgtcgaaaattattctttga